One stretch of Corynebacterium imitans DNA includes these proteins:
- a CDS encoding SRPBCC family protein, translating into MPASRTAVFKAITTPKDWWDDHIEGSAAEAGGEFHFDTDSQYAEFRVEEAEEGDRLVWHTESTGKEKEDRDWDDTSLIFELSDSEEDQGETQVTFTHRGMHPHEEGYKETVEAWRERLQDRLEPLIRRRGEG; encoded by the coding sequence GTGCCCGCCTCCCGCACCGCGGTGTTCAAGGCGATCACCACGCCGAAGGACTGGTGGGACGACCACATCGAGGGCTCGGCGGCCGAGGCCGGCGGCGAGTTCCACTTCGACACGGACAGCCAGTACGCCGAGTTCCGCGTGGAGGAGGCCGAAGAGGGCGACCGCCTGGTCTGGCACACCGAGTCCACGGGCAAGGAGAAAGAAGACCGCGACTGGGACGACACCTCGCTCATCTTCGAGCTCAGCGACAGCGAGGAGGACCAGGGCGAAACGCAGGTCACCTTCACCCACCGCGGCATGCACCCGCACGAGGAGGGCTACAAGGAGACCGTCGAGGCGTGGCGCGAACGCCTCCAGGACCGTCTCGAGCCGCTGATCCGCCGCCGCGGGGAGGGCTAG